A genomic window from Lotus japonicus ecotype B-129 chromosome 1, LjGifu_v1.2 includes:
- the LOC130729317 gene encoding probable pectate lyase 8 isoform X2, producing the protein MEVQFNLCFLLITLLLATTKANQSRVVEREETLQIQSLKNSSMAERSFNEHAVENPEEIASMVETIRNHTQRRNLNFFSCGTGNPIDDCWRCDKRWYLRRKRLANCAIGFGRNSIGGRDGRYYVVTNPNDDDAVNPRPGTLRYAVIQDKPLWIVFKRDMVITLKQELIMNSFKTIDGRGANVHIAFGACITIQFVTNVIIHGVHIHDCKPTGNAMVRSSPSHYGWRTMADGDGISIFGSSHIWIDHNSLSNCADGLVDAIMGSTAITISNNFFTRHNEVILLGHSDTYVRDKQMQVTIAFNHFGEGLIQRMPRCRHGYFHVVNNDYTHWEMYAIGGSANPTINSQGNRYLAPVNPFAKEVTKRVDTGAGVWRGWNWRSQGDLLLNGAFFTPSGAGAAASYARASSLSAKSSSLVGTLTSGSGVLNCRRGAMC; encoded by the exons ATGGAGGTGCAGTTCAATCTCTGCTTCCTCCTCATTACGCTTCTTCTGgctaccaccaaagccaaccaatcaag GGTTGTGGAGAGAGAAGAGACATTGCAGATTCAGAGCTTGAAGAATTCGTCAATGGCGGAAAG GTCTTTCAACGAGCATGCAGTTGAAAATCCAGAGGAGATTGCTTCCATGGTTGAAAC CATACGCAATCACACGCAAAGAAGGAACCTAAATTTCTTCTCATGCGGGACCGGGAACCCAATCGACGACTGCTGGCGCTGCGACAAGCGGTGGTACCTCCGCCGAAAGCGACTAGCCAACTGCGCCATCGGATTCGGCCGCAACTCCATCGGCGGCCGCGACGGAAGGTACTACGTCGTAACAAACCCCAACGACGACGACGCCGTCAACCCTAGACCCGGCACCCTCCGTTACGCCGTCATTCAAGACAAACCCTTATGGATCGTGTTCAAGAGAGACATGGTGATCACTCTCAAGCAAGAACTCATCATGAACAGCTTCAAGACCATCGATGGTCGCGGTGCCAATGTTCACATCGCGTTTGGAGCTTGCATCACGATCCAGTTTGTCACGAATGTGATCATCCATGGTGTTCATATCCATGATTGTAAGCCGACTGGGAATGCCATGGTTCGAAGCTCTCCGTCGCATTATGGATGGAGGACAATGGCTGATGGTGATGGGATTTCGATCTTTGGGTCGAGTCATATTTGGATTGACCACAATTCGCTTTCTAATTGTGCTGATGGACTCGTTGATGCTATTATGGGGTCTACTGCGATTACCATTTCTAACAACTTCTTCACTCGCCACAATGAG GTGATACTGCTGGGTCACAGTGATACTTATGTGCGTGATAAGCAGATGCAAGTAACCATTGCATTCAACCATTTTGGGGAGGGTCTTATTCAAAGAATGCCAAG GTGTAGACATGGTTATTTCCACGTGGTAAACAATGACTATACCCACTGGGAAATGTATGCGATTGGAGGCAGTGCTAATCCAACAATTAACAGCCAAGGCAACAGATACCTTGCCCCTGTGAACCCTTTTGCTAAGGAG GTGACAAAGAGAGTGGATACAGGGGCAGGTGTATGGAGAGGTTGGAATTGGAGGTCACAGGGAGACCTTCTGCTGAATGGAGCCTTTTTCACTCCTTCAGGTGCAGGGGCTGCTGCAAGCTATGCTAGAGCTTCAAGTTTGTCTGCAAAatcatcttctttagttggtACCCTTACCTCTGGCTCTGGTGTTCTTAACTGCCGCAGGGGTGCCATGTGTTAA
- the LOC130729317 gene encoding probable pectate lyase 8 isoform X1, whose protein sequence is MEVQFNLCFLLITLLLATTKANQSRVVEREETLQIQSLKNSSMAERSFNEHAVENPEEIASMVETSIRNHTQRRNLNFFSCGTGNPIDDCWRCDKRWYLRRKRLANCAIGFGRNSIGGRDGRYYVVTNPNDDDAVNPRPGTLRYAVIQDKPLWIVFKRDMVITLKQELIMNSFKTIDGRGANVHIAFGACITIQFVTNVIIHGVHIHDCKPTGNAMVRSSPSHYGWRTMADGDGISIFGSSHIWIDHNSLSNCADGLVDAIMGSTAITISNNFFTRHNEVILLGHSDTYVRDKQMQVTIAFNHFGEGLIQRMPRCRHGYFHVVNNDYTHWEMYAIGGSANPTINSQGNRYLAPVNPFAKEVTKRVDTGAGVWRGWNWRSQGDLLLNGAFFTPSGAGAAASYARASSLSAKSSSLVGTLTSGSGVLNCRRGAMC, encoded by the exons ATGGAGGTGCAGTTCAATCTCTGCTTCCTCCTCATTACGCTTCTTCTGgctaccaccaaagccaaccaatcaag GGTTGTGGAGAGAGAAGAGACATTGCAGATTCAGAGCTTGAAGAATTCGTCAATGGCGGAAAG GTCTTTCAACGAGCATGCAGTTGAAAATCCAGAGGAGATTGCTTCCATGGTTGAAAC AAGCATACGCAATCACACGCAAAGAAGGAACCTAAATTTCTTCTCATGCGGGACCGGGAACCCAATCGACGACTGCTGGCGCTGCGACAAGCGGTGGTACCTCCGCCGAAAGCGACTAGCCAACTGCGCCATCGGATTCGGCCGCAACTCCATCGGCGGCCGCGACGGAAGGTACTACGTCGTAACAAACCCCAACGACGACGACGCCGTCAACCCTAGACCCGGCACCCTCCGTTACGCCGTCATTCAAGACAAACCCTTATGGATCGTGTTCAAGAGAGACATGGTGATCACTCTCAAGCAAGAACTCATCATGAACAGCTTCAAGACCATCGATGGTCGCGGTGCCAATGTTCACATCGCGTTTGGAGCTTGCATCACGATCCAGTTTGTCACGAATGTGATCATCCATGGTGTTCATATCCATGATTGTAAGCCGACTGGGAATGCCATGGTTCGAAGCTCTCCGTCGCATTATGGATGGAGGACAATGGCTGATGGTGATGGGATTTCGATCTTTGGGTCGAGTCATATTTGGATTGACCACAATTCGCTTTCTAATTGTGCTGATGGACTCGTTGATGCTATTATGGGGTCTACTGCGATTACCATTTCTAACAACTTCTTCACTCGCCACAATGAG GTGATACTGCTGGGTCACAGTGATACTTATGTGCGTGATAAGCAGATGCAAGTAACCATTGCATTCAACCATTTTGGGGAGGGTCTTATTCAAAGAATGCCAAG GTGTAGACATGGTTATTTCCACGTGGTAAACAATGACTATACCCACTGGGAAATGTATGCGATTGGAGGCAGTGCTAATCCAACAATTAACAGCCAAGGCAACAGATACCTTGCCCCTGTGAACCCTTTTGCTAAGGAG GTGACAAAGAGAGTGGATACAGGGGCAGGTGTATGGAGAGGTTGGAATTGGAGGTCACAGGGAGACCTTCTGCTGAATGGAGCCTTTTTCACTCCTTCAGGTGCAGGGGCTGCTGCAAGCTATGCTAGAGCTTCAAGTTTGTCTGCAAAatcatcttctttagttggtACCCTTACCTCTGGCTCTGGTGTTCTTAACTGCCGCAGGGGTGCCATGTGTTAA